GACTTCGCCAGCTCCTTCGGCGCGCCGAGCAGGTCCATGCGCCGGTCGTGGCGGCGCTGCTTCGCCTGCTCGGCCTTCGCCTCCCACAGCTCCAGCCGGTCGAGGTCCCCGGCCGCCTCCAGCCGGGCCAGGATCCGCTCGTACCGGCTGTTGCTGCGGGCCTCCCACGCGCGCTTCGCCACCACGCTCGCGCCGGCCACGACGTAGGTGCCGTGCCGGAGAAGGACGCGCCCGGCCGCTCTGGTGCGTTCGTGGGTGGCGACCGTGCGCGCGACGCGGGCGACGGTGACGACGTCCTGCCGGTAGCCCTGCAGCCGCTCGAGCGCCTTGGCGCGCTGGAGCCTGGCGTACTCCTCCGCGGATAGGAGTTCGCCCTCCAGCACGTTGGTGTCCGCTGGCTCCAGCTCGTCTCCAGCGCGCCGCAGCGGCAGGTGCCGGACCTCCGCGAGCGGCGCCTCGCCGGGCTCCTCGCGGTCGCTGGTCATGCCGGGCCGACCTCGCTGGAGCCCGCGCTGGACCCTGCTGGTGTGCGCCTGGTGTCGGCTGGAGCCAGCATCGCGAAGCCGCACACCACCATGAGCCCGTCGACCCCGAGCGGGCCCACGAGCGCGCCGAGGGGGGCGTAGTTCCACGACAGCAGCACGTCGTGGATGTGGCCGTAGGAGATGACCGCCCCGACCACCGCCACCAGGCCGACGCCGCAGTAACGCGCCAGCGCCCATCCGAGGCCCTCTGGCCAGCGGGTGCGGGACAGCACCTCGACGGCGATGATCAGCAGGACCGGCCACACCGCGGCACCGAGCTGCGTGTCGAGGCGAGGGGACCAGTCGGGCCCGGCGCCCTCGGGCGGGATCCGGGCGGCCAGAACGTTCGCGGCGATCGACACCACCGAGCCGACGATGAACCCGCACCACGCGACTGCCTTACCGCCCCGCGGCCGGGCGCTGGAGACCGGCTGGTGTGCTCGTTCTCCAGCTGGATCCAGCTCGCCAGCAGGCTCAACTCCTCGACCCGAGGTTCCGTCGGCGACGGCTGGCCGGCCCGCCGTGTCCTCGCTGTCGGGCCCCCGGCCTGGCGGCTCGTCAGGATCGGATGGCGGCTCGCTGGATCCAGCCGGGGCGTCGTCTCCAGCCCGCCGCGCCAGCTCCTCCAGGGCGCGCCGGACCCAGTACTCGTTCAGCCCGGTCCGTTCGATCAGCGTCGGCCGCCCGGGCGCCTTCCTGCCCTCCTTGGTGGCCTGCTGGATCTCCACCTGGACCAGCTGGACAGCGTCCTCCAGCTCCACCACCGGGGTGCTCACTGCGCATCACCACCGGCCGGGCGCAGCTCGTGCACGGCCCACAACACAGCCGCGAGCACGGCCGCCACGGCGAACCACGGCGACACGAACACGGCGAGCACCGTCGGCACGGCCACGCCGCTCAGCTCGAGCAGGTGGTACCCGACCCACGCCACCACCCTCGTCGTGCGGGTGGGGCCGGGGGCCGCCGCGGGGCGGGTGACGAGCTGCCCGCGCGGCTGCACGGCGTGGTCCGGCGCGCTCGGGGTCGGGACGGGGTCAGGCGTAGACATTGCAGGATTCCTTGGCGGGTGTGGTCGGATCGGCGAAGAACTGGTTCACCGGCCTCGCAGGAACGGTGTTGGCGAGCCGGGCGACCGAGCGGTCCACCCGCCGCGCCGCGACCTCGATGACGCGCGCGACGAGAACGAACGGGAGCCGCAGCAGGTGCAGCAACAGGAACAGGTTGAGCGCCGCGACTACCTTGATCAGCGCCCAGGTGCCCTTGGTCTGGAGCACGTCGAACAGAGACATCGCGACCTCCTGGTCGGACGGCGTGGGTTGGCGAGCTGGGTCGCCCACCCAGGCCGGGGGTCACCGCTTTCCGCGGCGATCGGTTCCTTCGAGCTTGCGGATGTCCTTGCTGGACTGGGGCGCGGTCTCGCGCCAGGCGCGCTTGGTCTCGCGCGCGTACTCCTTGGCGGACTCGATGGCGTTTTTCACGGTCTCCTTCACGGCGTGTTCTCCTTCGTTTCGTGGTGGGCCGTCGGGCGGACGTGCGAGTGACCGTCCGCCGCTCGCCGCGATCACTTCGGCCGGTACTTGTCGGATGCGGGGCAGGTCGGGTTCTGACAGCTGCCGCCGGAGATCGGCTGTTTACAGCTCACGCAGGGCATTCGTGCCTCCTGGGTTTCGGTGGGGACGGGCCCGGCCGACGCGTGGGGAGGTTCCTTGGGGGAGGGCGCGCCGGCCGGGGGCTTGGGGGCCCGCGCTCAACCCCAAGGGGGCGGTGGGGGAGCGCGGGCCGGTCACCGACGCTGTAACGCCGGGACCTGGTCGGTGAGGTGCCCGTCGATGACGGGCGTGTCGAGCTGGTCGGCGCGGGTGCGGAGGGCGGTGGCGAGCTGGTCGTTCGCGGTCGCCACGGCGCGCAGCATCTCGGGGCCGGGGACCGCCTCGAAGCTGCCGACCTGGCCGTAGACGCTGACCAGCGTGGCGAGCCGCTTCCCGAGGGCGTGCATGGCGTGCACCAGCTCCTCGTCGGTGGGGTCGTGGCTCACGAGCCTGCTCCTTTCTCCACGTAGACGACGATGGGCGCACAGCGCGGGCACCATGGGCCGCTGTTGTAGGCGTTGGCGACCTGCTCGCGCAGGTGCTTCTCCGGGTTCGGCTTGTCCAGCTCGCATACCGGCGAGACGAAGGTCAGCCGCGGGTCGCCGAGCTGCTGGGCGAGGTAGCGGTGGCGGAGCCCGTCGGTGTATTCGCGGGCCAGCAGCTCGTTGCGGTCGTTCATCACTCGGCTCCCTGGTGGGCGGCTTCGCAGCCCTGGCAGACGCTGATCGGGGGCTTGCGCCGTTCGCGGGCGACGATGTAGCTGGCGCCGCACAGCAGCTGCACGACTGTTCCCGCGCGGGGCTTGCGGTGCAGGCGCGTGCGGTGCTTGTAGCCGCCGACGACCGGCCGGTACGAGGGCAGCGGGAACCACAGGCGCGCGCTCATGGCCGCTTCCGATCGAGGGCGTACTTCACGGCCATCGCCTCACGCACGTTGTCGATGTGCTCATCGGCGCTCTGCAGACCGGGGAGGAACACACGGGGGCCGCCGCCGACCTGGAAGAACACGCGGATGTCGACGACGCCAGCGATGACACGGGTCGTGGCGCCGGCCTTGGTCCGCGCCGCGGTCGGGAACGGAAGCTCCCCGCGGGTGGTGTTCGCGCCGCGCTGGCGGCGCATGGCTTCGGTCGCTGCCTCGCGCACGTTGTTGATGTGCTCGCCGCCGGATTGCAGGCCCGGCAGGATCACCTCGTCGGCGCCGTCGATCTGGAATGCGAGCTGCGCGCCGCCCTGCGTGTCGATGACCCCGGCGGCGACCTGGGTGGCTTCCCCGGATTCCGTCACGGCTGCGGTGAGGAGCTTCGTGACCCATCCTTGGCCGTCCACCGCGCGCCTCCAGTAGTAAAGTGCTGGCCGGAGCGGATGTTTCCAACCGTCTCCGTTGTTTCCGGTTCAATGGAAACACGTGGAAACAGATCGCGCAACCTCGGCTTCAGGGGTCGTGCATTCCGCCGTTGACGTGCCATATGCTGATTGCCGTGGCTGGAAACAAGACGGCGAAGCGGCACGCGCTCAGCACCGCGCTGAAGAATCTGCGTGAGGAGCAGGGGCTGACGCTGCGCGCCCTCGCGGAGAAGGCCGGCTATGAGCACGCCGGCACGATCCAGCGCTGGGAGACGGGGCAGCGGACTCCGCAGCTTGAGGATGTCGGGCGCCTTCTGGACGCGATGGAGGTGCAGGGCGAGCGGCGCGAGGAGGTCATCGCCTACGCGAACGGCACGGACGAGCCGCGGTGGCTGGCGATCACGCTCCCTGAGCAGCGCGCGATGCTGTCGGCGCTGATCGACTTCCAGTCCACGGCGAAGGAGATCGTCGCTGTCTCACCGTTGCTGATCCCTGGTCTGCTGCAGTCCTCCGAGTACATCCGGGCCTTGATGGTCGAAGGTGGCGTCCCAGCCGACGAGCTGGGAACCCGAGTCGCTGTGCGTGTCGGCCGGCGCGACGTGATCACCCGCCGCAACCCTGCGAACCTGACCGCGATCATCGGCGAGGCTGCCTTGCGGCAAGTCATCGGCAGTCGCGAGATCATGGTCGGCCAGCTGCGCTACCTCAACGAGCTGGGTGCGCTGCCGAACGTCGAGATCCGGGTGCTGCCGTTCACCTCCGGCTGGCATCCGGCCCTTGAAGGTCCGTTCACGCTGATCGAGGGCGAGCAGCCCGTCGTGAACCTGGAGAACCGCCGGTCGGGGCTGTTCCTGCACGAAGAGGCCGACCTTGAGCTGTACCGGGACGCCGTGCGCTTCATGCTCGGCGGCGAGATCGAGCGCAAGCGCGGCGAGCCGGGACAGGGGAGGAAGGTGGCGATGAGCCCGGCCGCATCCGCCGAGCTCATCGCCGAAATCGCCAACGAGATGGAGACGACGGCATGAGTCTAGACCCGACCCCCGACATCCCAGGGGGATTCCGAAAGTCGAGTTTCAGCACGAACAACGACAACTGCGTCTACGTCAAGGATCTACCCGGCGGCGGCCGGGTTGTCCTCGACAGCAAGACCGGCATCACCCAGACGTACACCGAGGGCGAGTGGCAGGCGTTCATCGTGGGCGTGAAGGCCGGCGAGTTCGACTGAGCCCGCGCCGCGAGAAGGCCCCGGCGTCGCAGTAGGGCGCCGGGGCCTTCTGTCGCTCGATGCTGGTGGCCGCGCCTAGGATTTCCGCTCGCGCAGCAAGGCCTTCACGACGAGCCACGCCACGCCGACGGCGAGGCCGATCCACAGCACCGTGTTGTTGGTGTGCGTCGGGCTGTTCGGGTCGGCCTGGGTGGTCTGGATGACCACGGAGAAGACCCCCACTGCGATGAGCACGAGCGCTGCGTACCCGAGCACCCGCGTGTACTTGTTCGATATCCCCGGCTTGTTCGCCATTCCCGGAACCCGTCCCTTCCTGATCAGCTCAGGTGTCGTGTGTGTGAGCCGCGGCGTTACTGCACGGCCGACTGGTTCGGCGGGCTGTGATGTCCCGGGCTCAGTCGAACTCGTAGCGGAACTGCTCCTCGGTGAGGACGCGGATCTGCGCGGACGGATGTGACCCTGGCCGGTCGGGCTCGAAGACGATGTAGCTGTCGACGGGAGCATTGACCTCGCCATCGGCCGTGTACAGCGAGAGGGCGGGATAGCCGAGAGCGTCGACCCCCGACCACGTCACTTCGCCGCCAGGCAAGCCGTTTACCCACCTGACCAGCGGTTCAAGGTTGTCCAAGGTCACCTTCCCGGCGAGGACTTTCCGAGTCCGCGACGAGTGCTCTTCCGGTTCGAACACGGGCATTGCTCCCTCGGTTGTTGGGGGTCGCCAGCCTAAGGCAGCGTCGGCCAGCTCGATCGGTTATCGGCGGGTTGAGCTGTGGCGCCAGGACGGGCACCGCCGTCGCAGCGAGCATCACGACGTGGTCGAGTGCGGCGTCCACAGCCGCCCGGATGCGTTGCGTCACTGCTCGCCTCGCACGGCGCGCAGGAGGTTCTTCATGATGGAGTCGCTGACGTTCGACGACCCGATCCCGTCCGCGAGGTCGGCGGCCTCCAGTAGCGCGACCGAGACGGCGAGAGCCTGTTCTGCAGGGAGATCGCTTCCCATCAGTACGTTGCCGATCTTGTAGGCGCGATCCGCGTTCGGCCGGGTCGCCCGGTCGACGTGCACCTTGGAGATGCTGTCAGCGAGCAAAGCCTTCACCTCCTCGCTGAGGTCGCCGCAGGAGCACTCGACGCGGACCGGCCGGTGCGCGTCGGCGGTGTCTTCGGTGAGTTCCGTGACGGTGATGGTGTGCGCGCCGCTGGTGGTCATCGCGTCTCGCATTCGACGACGCTGGTGCGCAGGTGGCCGGGGATCTCGCAGCGCTCGTGATCCTCGGTCGGCATGAGCCAGGCGGCAATGACGATGGCGGCGATCGCGAGGATGGCGACGATGGCGGCCCTCATCGGCAGTCCCCGATGCAGCGGACTACGGACTGCTCACCCTGCGGCGTCCATACGGACCCGGCGTCGATGTTGAGCATCCAGGCGTTGTCGCCGGCCTGGATGAGGAGGCCGGTTGCGATGACGGTGAGCGGGAAGATGAGCAGCAGGACCCAGGCGCGCCACGGCGTGAAGGTGGCGGGCGGGCGTGGCGATTCGGCCACGGATACCCCCAGCAGGTGTTGGCAGGATTTTGATAGTGCCCCAGCTTGACGTTCGAGGATCCGGGCACCTACCACCTGTACTACGGCGACCAGTCCGGCAAGCCGGGCACGCTGATGACCTTCTTCCCGTGGCGCGACGCGCCGAGCGGGCGCCTCGGCACCGGCCAGGCCACCACCACCGCGTTCTCCGTGCCGGCCGATTCGATCGGCTGGTGGAAGGACCACCTCGCCGAGGCCGGCGTCACCACCGGCCGCATCGCCAACCGGGAGGGCGAGGACGTCCTGACCTTCCGCGACCCGGACGGCCTCCAGCTCGCGCTCGTCGCGCACCCCCAGGGCGACCCGCGCGACCCGTGGGACAACGGGCACGTCCCGGCCGAGCACGCGATCCGCGGCCTGCACTCGGTGACCCTCTCGGTCGCCGAGGAGGACGCGACCGCCGAGATGTTCGGCGACCTTGGCCTGACCTTCAGCAGCCAGGACAGCAACCGCCTGCGCTTCACCGCCGGTGAGGGCGGGCCGGGCGCGATGGTCGACGTCCTGGTCACGCCCGACGCCCCGCGCGGGCTCGTCGCCGCGGGCACCGTGCACCACGTCGCCTGGCGCGCGCCCGACGAGGAAAGCCAGGCCGCGTGGCGGGAGGAGCTCGTCGACCGGGGCGTGAACGTCACCTCGATCCTCGACCGGCAGTACTTCCGCTCGATCTACTTCCGCGAGCCGGGCGGCACGCTGCTGGAGATCGCGACCGACCAGCCCGGGTTCGCCATCGACGAGCCGCTGCTGGAACTCGGCCGCGCGCTGAAGCTGCCGCCGTGGCTGGAGCCGGACCGCGAGCAGATCGAGCGCGCCCTGCCGAAGCTGCACATCCCGGGCGAGAACAACCGATGACGCTGGAGCACAAGTTCATCGAGGGCTCGCCGGACGCGCCGGTGCTGTTGCTGCTGCACGGCACCGGCGGCGGGCCGGACGACCTGGTCGGTCTCGCGCGGGAGCTGAGCCCGTCGGCCGCGCTGCTGGCCCCGGCCGGCCCGGTGTCCGAACATGGCGCGGCGCGGTGGTTCCGGCGGCTGGCGGAGGGTGTCTTCGACTACGACGACGTCCGCGCCCGAACCGACCAGCTGGCGTCGTTCGTGCTCGACGCGCGGCAGGAGTACGGACTGGACGGACGACGGCTGGTCGCGGTCGGGTTTTCCAACGGCGCCAACATCGGCGGCGCGCTCACCCTGCTGCGCCCGGACGTGGTGCGGGAGGCGGCGTTGTTCGCGTCGATGCTGCCGGTGCCGGACCCGCCCGGGCATGACTTGAGCGCCACGCGGGTGTTCCTGTCCAATGGGGAACGCGACCCGATGGCGCCGCTGCCGTCGAACGAGCAGTTCATCCAGCTGCTGCGGGAGCGGTCGGCTTCGGTGACGGTGCACCGCCACCACGGTGGGCACCAGATCACGCTGGACGCCCTCCAGGCCGCGAAGGACTGGTTGGCTGCTTAGTTTTTGTCGGTGCCTCCTGACAAGATCACGGCGACTTCGAGGAGGCACCGAATGGGAACGTGGGGAACCGGTCACTTCGACAACGACGAGGCCGCCGACTTCGCGAACGAGCTGGACGACCTGCCCGCGGGTGAGCGTGGGGCGCTGATCCGCACGACGCTGGAGGCGGCGGCGGGCAACTCCGGGTACCTGGAGGCGCCGGAGGGCATGCTCGCCGTGGCCGCGGCAGCGCTCGTGGCCTCCCAGCTTCCTGGCGGCGATCCGGTGGACGAAAGTTACGGGCCGGAGGAGCCGATCCCGGTGCTGCCCGCGGAGCTGAGAGCGCTGGCGGTGCGCGCGATCGACCGTGTGCTCGCGGAGAAGTCCGAACTGGACGAACTCTGGGAGGAGCCGGACCGCCCGTCGTGGCTGGCGGAGCTCGACCGGCTGCGGGAGGTGCTGGCGACAGCCTGACGCCCCCGACGTGAGCTGAACCGGGCGGCGGCTGCCGTGGTGGCGGTCGGCTGCCGCTGCGGGGTGCCGGGCCGGTGCCGGGCGCGAGCTGATCCCGCGCAGCGGAAGCCCCGGCCGAGCCCGGCCACCGGAAATCCGCGCCGCGGTACGGTGCCTGTCCTGCCGGTACCAGGAGTCCCAGGTCAGAACTCCGTCGGCCGCAGCAGTGCGTCCGACCCACCGTCGATCATCAGCTGCGCGCCGTGGATGTAACCGGCGTCCGGGCCGAGCAGGTAGCGGATCAGCGAGGCGATCTCCTCGGGCCGCCCCCGGCGTGGGATCGGCGCCTGGTAGTTCCGGATCGCGTCGCCGAAGCGGGACGCCAGGCCGGCCTGCAGCAGCGGCGTGTCGACGGCCCCGGGCGCCACCGTGTTCAGCCGCACGCCCGCCGCGCCCCACTGCGAAACCCGTTGCCGCACCGCGACGGTGAGCGCGTTCTTCGACCACGAGTACGCCAGGTGCCCCGCGTACTCACCGGCCTCCGCCAGCGCGGCCGCCTCCTCGCCGCGCGCGATCGGGTTGTCCGCCCACTTCACCATCGTCGAGGCCGACGACGACACGGCCACCGCCGCCCCGCGCAGCGCCGGGAACAGTCCGTCCAGCACCTCGACCGCGCCCCGGTAGTTGACCTCGACGATCTGCATCGGATCCGGCACGTGCGGCCCGAGTCCGGCGCACACCACCAGCCCGGCCAAAACAGGCGCCACTCCGAGCACCCCGTCGACCGCCGCCCGACGGCCGTCCGGAGTGGACAGATCCGCGCACACCTCCGCGTCCCGCAGGTCGACGCCGACCACCTCGTGCCCGTCCGCCCGCAACGCCGCCACCACAGCCGCCCCGATCCCCGAGGCGGATCCGGTCACGGCGATCACGTCAGCACACATCGCGTCCCCCGGTAGATCGTCGGCATGCAGCGGTTGCAGTGCACGCACAGCGAACGCGCCCCGGCCCGCAACCGCAGCGGCAGGTCCGGCTCACGCAGCAACGCCCGCGCCATCGCCACGAACTGGAACCCTTCGGCCATCGCCCGCTCCATCGTCTCCAGCCGCGTGATCCCGCCCAGCAGGATCAACGGCAGCTCCACCGCCGCGCGGAACTGGCGCGCCCGGTCCAGCAGGTAGGCCTCCTGGAACGGGTAGCTCTTCAGGAACGCCCCGCCCACCGCCCGGATGCCGGCACGCAGGGGCTGCGGGAACGCGGCCGCGAACTCCCGCACCGGCGCGTCCCCGGTGAACAGGTACATCGGGTTCAGCAGCGAACTGCCCGCGGTCAGCTCCAGCGCGTCGACGGTCCCGTCCGCTTCCAGCCACCGCGCGACCTGCACGCTCTCGTCCAGCCAGAACCCGCCCAGCACACCGTCGTCCATGTTCAGCTTCGCCGTCACGGCGATGCGCGACCCGACCTCGTCCCGCACCGCCCGCGCGACCTCCAGCGCCAGCCGCGCCCGGTTGGCCAGCGACCCGCCGTAGGAGTCGCGGCGCCGGTTCAACCGCGGGCTGAGGAACGAGCTCACCAGGTAGTTGTGTCCGAAGTGGATTTCCACGGCGTCGAACCCGGCTTCGACCGCGAACCGTGCGGCTGACGCGTGCGCGCGCACGACGCGAGCCAGATCGTCCACAGTGGCCGCTCGCGTCATCCGCATCCCCAGCGGGTTGGGGAACCGGCCGGGCGCCAGCGCCGGCAGCCGGTTCGACGCCGCGTTCGCGACCGGCCCCGCGTGCCCGATCTGCGCACTCACCGCCGCACCCTCGGCGTGCACGGCGTCGGTGAGCCGCCGCAGCCCGGGCAGCGCCTCCTCGCGCATCCAGATCTGGTGCCGGTCGGTGCGCCCCTCCGGCGACACCGCGCAATAGGCCACCGTCGTCATCCCCACCCCGCCGCGCGCCGGCCGCCGGTGGAACTCGATCAGCCGGTCGGTGACCAGGGCGTCCGGGGTCGCGCCCTCGAACGTGGCCGCCTTGATGATCCGGTTGCGCAGCTCGACCGGCCCCAGCCGCGCGGGCGCGAAGACGTCGGTCATGACCCCGCCAATCCCGCCGCGACGAACGCCCGCAGCGTGTCCACCGGCACCTCGCCGGGCATCCCGTCGGCGAAGAACTGCAGCACCAGGCCGAACGCGAGCAGCCACCGCTGCGCCGCGTCCGCCTTCGCCAGCTCCGGGCGCGCGTCCCGGAGCAGCTCGATCCACGGGCCGAGCCCGAACCACCGCGACGTCCACGCCGGCTCCCGCCTGCCCAGCACGAACCGCGCCAGCAGCCGCAGCCGGAGCGCCCCGACCGGGTCCGCGGCCAGCTCGGCCAGCGGGGTGACGACCAGGTCCACCAGCTCGGGCACCGTCGGCGTCCAGCCGCCGCGCCGCCGCTGCGTGACCTCGTCCAGCCTGCGCTGCCACACCGGCGCGAGCCGGGCCTCCAGCAGCGCGGCGATGAGCGCGTCCTTCGACCCGAAGTGGTAGTGCACCGCGGCCGGGTTCATGCCGGCGGCGCTGTTGATCGCCCGCACGGACACCGCGTCGTAGCCGGATTCGAGCAGCAGCCGTTCGGCGACGGTCAGCAGTCGCTCGCGGGTGGAAGCGTCGGTGCTCGGCACCCGTCAAGGGAAGCACGGATCCATCACCGAATCAATCACTGATTGACCGGCACAATGAGGGCATGGCCGACGCGTTGCGCAGGTGGTCCGAGCAGCTGGCGGACTGGGCGATCCCCGAGTACATCCTGGCCGCGGCGCCCGAGTCGCCGTGGGTGGTGCCGAAGCAGGTGTTCGCCCGCCGCGCGGACCGCCAGCTGGCAGCGCCCGCGACACCGACCCACCAGGCCGTGCTGGACGCGTTGCCGGGCACCGTGCTGGACGTCGGCGCGGGCGCCGGGGCCGCGAGCCTGCCGTGCGCGCGGTCCATCACGCGGGTCACCGCCGTCGACACCAGCGCCGGGCTGCTCGCGGAGTTCCAGCGACGGGCCGAGGCGCTGTCGCTGCCGCACCACACGGTCGAGGGTCGGTGGCCGGACGTCGACGTCGAGCCCGCCGACGTGGTGGTCTGCGCGCACGTCCTCTACAACGCCCCCGACCTCGCGCCGTTCGCCGACGCGCTGACCGCCCACGCGCGCAGGAAGGTCGTCGTCGAACTGGCCGAGGCCCACCCGCTGACCACCCTCAACCCACTGTGGCGGCACTTCCACGGCATCGAGCGCCCGGACGGTCCGACGGCCGACGACGCCGTCGACGCGCTGCGGGAACTCGGCCTGGAGCCCGCGGTCGTGCGCTGGCACAAGCCGGCCAGGCCGGAGTACGCCCGCTTCGATGAGCTGGTCGACGTCACCCGGCGACGGCTCTGCCTGCCCGCGGACCGGGCCGGTGAGGTCGCCGAGGCGCTGCGTGGTCTCGGTGTCGACGAGCGGACGCCGCCCGACCTGGGCTCCTCGGGTCGCGATGTGGTCACGCTCAGCTGGCCGGTTAGCCGGTCCGTGTGATTTCGACCTGCGCGAATCCACCCACCCGCGCACAATCGGCGTATGACTCACGCGCAGGGGGACGAGCCGGCCACCGGCACCCCACCCCAGCCGCCCGTGACGGAACCCGCGCCCGCGAAGCCGGTCAAGATCAAACGGACCAGGGTGAGCGGGACCTGGGTCGCGATCATCGTCGCCCTGATCATCCTGGTCTTCCTGCTGATCTTCATCCTGCAGAACCTGGACTCGACGACGGTGGCCTTCCTCGGGATGGAGGGCAGTCTGCCGCTGGCCGTGGCCATGCTGTTCTCCGCGATCGCCGGCGCCGTCCTGGTCGCCCTGGTCGGCGGCGCGCGCATCTTCCAGTTGCGCAAGGCGACCCGGAAGGCGAACAAGGCACTCCGCTGACCCGGCCGTAACATCATCCTGGGAAACGGGGTGATGTGGTTGACCAGCGAGAACCTGCCGAGTTCGCCGGAGGGCGGCGACGAGAACCTGCTGCGCCGAGCGGGCCGGTTCGCCGGGTGGGCCGCACGCACCGGGTTCACGATCGGCAAGCGGCTGCCGCTGCCGGGCCTCGAACTGGCCGGTGAGGGGCTGCGGCAGGTCGAGCGGCAGGTCCTGACCGGGCTGCGCCGCCGCCTCGACGAGGTCGACGACCCGTACGTGGTCGCGCTCAGCGCGGCCGGCGCCGAGCACGCCCCGAACGGCACTGGCGAGCTGGTTCCCGCGCGCGAGCCGCTGCGCGCCGCGATGAAGGAGCTGCTCGACCGGTCCGTCGGCTTCGGCCGCGAGCAGGCCCGCGAGTACCTCTACGCCACCGTGCTGCGCCAGCTCACCCCCGACGAGGCCCGCATCATCGCCACGCTCGCCACCGGCGCGGCCTTCCCTGTGATCGACGTCACTGAGCGCGGGTTCGGCGGCGGCCGCACGATCTTGCGCAACGCCTCCACCGTCGGCAAGGCGGCCGGCGTGACGCTGGCGGACGAGGTGCCCGGCTACCTGACGCGGCTGGCCGGGTTCGGCCTGGTCGAGCTGGACGACGAGTCCGCCGAGCTGGAGTCGCAGTACGAGATCCTGGCGACCGAGGACCTGGTCCGGTCGGCCGCGAAATCCGCGCGCCGGGCGCGGCTGGTGCGCCGGACCGTGCGCCTGTCGCGCTTCGGTGTCCGGTTCTGGGCGGCGTGCGATCCCGGCGAGTGGACTCGCGTCCTGTGAGCGCTGCCACTACCGTGTAACGCGCAGCGCCGGACGAGCGCTCTACGTGATAAGGCCTCACCCAGGTAAGGGGCCATAGCACACCTGGGCTCCGCAGCGCCAGCTTTCTGTTGTCATTCTCACGTGTGTTTCGTCGTTGTTGCAGGTAGCCAGGCTGTGCGCACGACGATGCGCTGAACGACCGAAACAACTCTGTTAGGTTGTTTTGACATGTCCGGAAAGCACTTGATCGAAAATCCGACCAAGGCCGACGGGGCTGCGCTTTGGCGAATCGCACGCGATTCGCAGAAGCTCGATCTCAACTCGCCTTATGCATATCTGTTGTGGTGCCGCGATTTCGCCGACACCTCGGTGGTGGCGCGGGTGGACGGTGACGCGGTCGGATTCGTGATCGCTTATCGCCGTCCTTC
The window above is part of the Amycolatopsis thermoflava N1165 genome. Proteins encoded here:
- a CDS encoding lipopolysaccharide assembly LapA domain-containing protein, which translates into the protein MTHAQGDEPATGTPPQPPVTEPAPAKPVKIKRTRVSGTWVAIIVALIILVFLLIFILQNLDSTTVAFLGMEGSLPLAVAMLFSAIAGAVLVALVGGARIFQLRKATRKANKALR
- a CDS encoding Abi-alpha family protein; the encoded protein is MWLTSENLPSSPEGGDENLLRRAGRFAGWAARTGFTIGKRLPLPGLELAGEGLRQVERQVLTGLRRRLDEVDDPYVVALSAAGAEHAPNGTGELVPAREPLRAAMKELLDRSVGFGREQAREYLYATVLRQLTPDEARIIATLATGAAFPVIDVTERGFGGGRTILRNASTVGKAAGVTLADEVPGYLTRLAGFGLVELDDESAELESQYEILATEDLVRSAAKSARRARLVRRTVRLSRFGVRFWAACDPGEWTRVL